A window from Ostrinia nubilalis chromosome 13, ilOstNubi1.1, whole genome shotgun sequence encodes these proteins:
- the LOC135077306 gene encoding uncharacterized protein LOC135077306, whose product MCCDLQMLSVQVPGCAGMERLGAPGGPRLRHDHRHHHSTLEWEKQQRLQEMVGRIQEMVEQETRARSAAAAERLRLPPSIQLPDGEYGQDAHLQLRVPYQQAELTRSSFQPPPNKCVSDVPEWAGDGAGAARRAGKKDGLLQKATRWWGRMGARPGAGGAGPPPCVMVPRRPRAPPDA is encoded by the exons A TGTGTTGTGATTTGCAGATGCTCTCGGTTCAAGTGCCGGGGTGCGCGGGCATGGAGCGGCTGGGCGCGCCGGGGGGACCGCGCCTACGGCACGATCACAGACATCACCATTCCACATT GGAATGGGAGAAGCAGCAAAGACTGCAAGAGATGGTGGGACGGATCCAGGAGATGGTGGAACAAGAAACGCGCGCGCGGTCCGCCGCCGCGGCAGAGAGGCTCCGCCTCCCGCCCAGCATACAGCTGCCCGACGGCGAGTACGGACAAGACGCGCATTTACAGTTACGAGTCCCTTATCAG CAAGCCGAGCTGACGAGAAGCAGCTTCCAGCCGCCGCCGAACAAGTGCGTGAGCGACGTGCCGGAGTGGGCGGGcgacggcgcgggcgcggcgcggcgcgcgggCAAGAAGGACGGGCTGCTGCAGAAGGCGACGCGCTGGTGGGGGCGCATGGGCGCGCggccgggcgcgggcggcgcgggcccgCCGCCCTGCGTCATGgtgccgcgccgcccgcgcgcgccgcccgacgCCTGA